In the genome of Fulvivirga maritima, one region contains:
- a CDS encoding putative porin — protein sequence MRFATTFLLLFMALHSAYSQIDSLTASKLSFTADFRFRIEQDWDSRKSDGSYRDDRSRLRYRLRFGASYQYNEWASFGTRIRTGTYSNQQDPHITLGSGGGEFEILPLGFEKLYFKGQYKWFSGWIGKNTYPFQKQNELFWSDNVYPEGIFLQGHFNKLSWFPAFDVKVGHFIIGSAGRSFADDGYMEGIQLVTTCMSKRLKFFPAYYYFHNLPLVPDGNASELIKYSILHLGANYKLSDKPAVSIGVDYYNNLQSYDDAESISSMLKEEREGLVLGLLYGDFKKAGDYTVGLYYTYLERFAAVDFMAQNDWVRWDYSSYDSPAGRLTNFQGLEIMAGYMINANFKLKARYFNVRQLHAYGDDTENGQRIRLDLDIGF from the coding sequence ATGAGATTTGCTACTACATTCCTACTGTTATTTATGGCGCTGCATTCTGCCTATTCACAGATTGATAGTTTAACAGCTTCCAAATTATCTTTTACCGCAGATTTTAGATTTAGAATAGAACAAGACTGGGATTCTCGCAAGTCTGACGGCTCCTATAGAGATGACCGATCGCGGCTGAGGTACAGACTTCGGTTCGGTGCCAGCTACCAATATAATGAATGGGCTTCTTTTGGTACGAGGATAAGAACGGGTACCTATAGCAATCAGCAAGACCCGCATATTACGTTGGGTAGTGGGGGAGGAGAGTTCGAAATATTGCCTTTGGGTTTTGAGAAGTTATACTTTAAAGGCCAATACAAATGGTTTTCAGGCTGGATTGGTAAGAACACTTATCCTTTTCAGAAACAGAACGAATTATTCTGGAGTGATAACGTATACCCTGAAGGCATATTTTTACAAGGTCATTTTAATAAATTGTCTTGGTTTCCTGCTTTTGACGTAAAGGTTGGGCATTTTATCATAGGCTCGGCCGGAAGGTCCTTTGCAGATGATGGCTACATGGAAGGGATACAGCTGGTAACTACCTGTATGTCTAAGCGATTGAAGTTCTTTCCGGCTTATTATTACTTCCATAATTTGCCATTAGTGCCAGATGGCAATGCCAGTGAGCTCATTAAATATTCGATATTACATTTAGGTGCTAATTATAAGTTGAGTGATAAGCCTGCCGTAAGTATTGGAGTAGACTATTATAATAATTTACAAAGTTATGATGATGCAGAATCTATTTCCTCCATGTTAAAAGAGGAGAGAGAAGGCTTGGTGCTAGGGCTATTATATGGAGACTTTAAAAAGGCAGGAGATTATACTGTTGGTTTATATTACACCTATTTGGAGCGATTTGCTGCAGTAGATTTTATGGCACAAAATGACTGGGTCAGGTGGGACTATTCTTCTTATGATTCACCAGCTGGCAGGTTAACTAATTTTCAAGGGCTGGAGATTATGGCGGGGTATATGATAAATGCCAATTTTAAACTCAAGGCCAGATATTTTAATGTAAGGCAGCTCCATGCCTATGGCGATGACACAGAAAACGGTCAGCGCATTCGTTTAGATCTTGATATAGGCTTTTAA
- a CDS encoding SusC/RagA family TonB-linked outer membrane protein — MTLRFTNLNRRSGLRLLLSLFVMLTCSLSYAQSRISGTILDDSGSALPGASVLIKGTSKGTVTDINGEYSLSANPEDVLIFSFIGYTTQEINVGSQTKIDVTLELNAQELTEVVVVGYGTQKRAQVTGAIASIEEEEITAVPVATTDQVLQGRAPGVSVINNGSPGTNPNITIRGLSTLNNNNPLYVVDGIIVSGIGDLNPNDIENIQILKDASTTAVYGSKGSNGVVLITTKTGKSGKVKVDFSTYAGSQWSTKRFDLLNTQQYVQYANDIAAPPRTSDPQYANMLQNDTDWQDEIFQSGLMQNYTLGVSGGGENSTFRISAGYLNQEGIIITTDYERFNLRANSNFTLGKFEFGETLSLALSDQSPETSSGGRSIIEHSIKMPPYLSVRNPDNLGGFQGPNSSIDGQDAANPVRILELVDISNRERNIIGNIYGQYEIIDGLKFKSQLGGEYSHFRFNIHSPSYNDDSDGATGAQPFSESYLSNGELMTVTFTNSLNYNLTLADQHNFEILALTEYVATDTRNQNSSTRNELSDDIEELWFQNLVTNSSTIEYRRVGYLARLNYNFEGKYIFSGSFRRDASSRFGANERWGSFSSISLGWRISDEDFFSSLDFISNLKLRASWGQTGNDNIMAYGYQSLIEPTFFYPIGTELTAGASSAGLANPDLKWETNEMSNIGLDGGLLDDKITFSLEYYFNKGKDILLPTKLPSSSGFYQNDYVRNIGEMETKGFEAMIGYQGKSGDFEWSVSLNLGTSKNEVTSTGPNPALEGASFEGQFITRVQVGEPAFSFYGWQFDGIFQNQAEIEAHAIQPNAEPGDFRIVNTNTSEVNGNQVINDDDRVFIGNPYPKATGGLNISGKYKNFDLSIFVNGVYGNDVYNTNKYDLEGMPRLFNSGTAVLDRWTGEGTSNTVPRALGVSTNTEISSRFVEDGSFTRFRNISIGYTIPPSVFNDKISKFRIYVSGQNLITITDYSGLDPEIGNYSATAPNAVPGAIGGYNTANNFSYGVDFGNYPIAKSIIAGIQIGF, encoded by the coding sequence ATGACGCTACGTTTTACTAACCTCAACAGGCGGTCGGGGTTGAGATTGCTCCTCAGTCTGTTCGTAATGCTTACCTGTAGTCTTTCCTATGCACAAAGCAGAATCTCAGGTACCATTCTTGATGATTCAGGCTCAGCACTTCCGGGAGCCTCTGTGCTAATTAAAGGAACTTCTAAAGGTACAGTTACTGATATCAATGGAGAATACAGTTTATCTGCTAACCCGGAAGATGTACTAATCTTTTCTTTTATAGGGTACACCACCCAAGAGATTAATGTAGGCTCCCAAACCAAAATAGATGTAACCCTGGAGCTCAACGCACAGGAACTTACCGAAGTAGTAGTGGTAGGTTACGGTACGCAGAAAAGAGCACAGGTTACTGGAGCTATCGCCTCCATAGAAGAGGAGGAGATCACAGCAGTGCCGGTAGCTACTACAGATCAGGTACTACAAGGTCGAGCTCCTGGTGTTTCTGTAATTAATAACGGTTCTCCGGGTACTAACCCAAATATTACAATCAGGGGCTTAAGTACACTTAATAACAACAATCCCTTATATGTGGTAGATGGAATTATCGTATCAGGCATTGGTGATTTGAACCCGAATGATATTGAGAATATCCAGATATTAAAAGACGCTTCTACCACAGCTGTTTATGGTTCTAAAGGATCAAATGGTGTGGTTTTAATCACTACTAAAACAGGTAAGTCAGGTAAAGTAAAAGTAGATTTTAGTACTTACGCAGGTAGCCAATGGTCAACTAAGCGATTTGATTTGCTGAACACCCAACAGTATGTGCAGTATGCCAATGATATTGCTGCTCCTCCCAGAACTTCAGATCCACAGTATGCTAATATGCTTCAAAATGATACGGATTGGCAAGATGAAATCTTTCAATCTGGGTTAATGCAGAATTATACTCTGGGAGTATCTGGAGGGGGTGAAAATAGTACCTTCCGTATTTCTGCAGGATACTTGAATCAGGAAGGTATTATTATTACTACCGATTATGAGCGCTTTAACCTTAGGGCCAATAGTAATTTCACATTAGGTAAATTTGAGTTTGGAGAGACATTGTCTTTGGCTCTGAGTGATCAGTCTCCCGAGACTAGTAGTGGGGGGCGTTCTATTATAGAGCATTCAATTAAAATGCCACCATACTTGTCCGTTCGAAATCCTGATAATTTGGGAGGTTTCCAAGGACCTAATTCGTCCATTGACGGACAGGATGCTGCCAATCCAGTCAGAATTTTAGAATTGGTAGATATTAGTAACAGAGAAAGAAATATAATAGGTAATATATATGGTCAGTATGAGATAATAGATGGTCTTAAATTTAAGTCTCAACTAGGAGGTGAATATTCTCATTTTAGATTTAATATTCATTCGCCTTCATATAATGATGATTCTGATGGAGCTACTGGTGCACAACCTTTTTCTGAATCTTACCTGAGCAATGGAGAGCTCATGACTGTGACTTTTACCAATAGTCTTAACTATAATCTAACGTTAGCCGATCAGCATAATTTTGAAATTTTAGCGTTAACTGAATATGTAGCTACGGATACTAGAAATCAAAATTCGAGTACAAGGAATGAATTGTCCGATGATATAGAAGAATTGTGGTTTCAGAATCTAGTAACTAATTCTTCTACTATAGAATACAGAAGAGTAGGTTATTTGGCCAGATTAAATTATAATTTTGAAGGTAAATATATTTTCTCAGGATCTTTTAGAAGGGATGCTTCATCCCGTTTTGGAGCCAATGAAAGATGGGGGTCATTTTCTTCTATTTCGTTAGGATGGAGAATAAGCGATGAAGATTTCTTTAGTTCATTAGATTTTATTAGTAATCTAAAATTAAGGGCCAGTTGGGGGCAAACTGGTAATGATAATATTATGGCTTACGGATATCAAAGCTTAATAGAGCCTACCTTCTTTTATCCTATAGGAACTGAATTAACAGCTGGAGCCAGCTCAGCAGGTTTAGCCAATCCCGACCTAAAGTGGGAAACTAATGAAATGTCTAACATAGGTTTAGATGGAGGATTACTAGATGATAAAATTACTTTTTCTTTAGAGTATTATTTCAACAAAGGAAAGGATATACTTTTACCTACAAAGTTACCTAGTTCATCTGGTTTTTATCAAAACGATTATGTCAGAAATATTGGGGAAATGGAGACAAAAGGTTTTGAAGCAATGATAGGTTATCAAGGTAAATCTGGAGATTTTGAATGGTCTGTATCCTTAAACTTAGGTACAAGTAAGAATGAAGTCACCAGTACTGGCCCCAATCCAGCTTTAGAAGGAGCGTCATTTGAGGGACAATTTATAACTCGAGTGCAGGTAGGAGAACCAGCCTTTAGTTTTTATGGATGGCAATTTGATGGTATTTTCCAGAATCAGGCAGAGATTGAGGCCCATGCTATTCAACCCAATGCTGAGCCAGGAGATTTTAGAATTGTCAATACAAATACATCTGAAGTTAATGGTAATCAGGTTATTAATGATGATGATAGAGTTTTTATTGGGAATCCTTACCCTAAAGCTACAGGTGGGCTTAACATATCAGGTAAATATAAAAACTTTGATTTGAGCATCTTTGTAAATGGTGTTTATGGCAATGATGTATATAATACTAATAAATATGATTTAGAAGGAATGCCACGTCTTTTTAACTCAGGCACAGCCGTACTTGATCGTTGGACAGGAGAGGGGACATCTAATACTGTTCCAAGAGCATTAGGTGTTAGTACTAACACGGAAATATCCAGCAGGTTTGTCGAAGATGGCTCTTTCACTAGATTTAGAAACATTTCTATAGGCTACACCATCCCTCCATCTGTATTTAATGATAAGATATCTAAATTCAGAATATATGTAAGTGGACAGAACCTAATCACAATAACAGATTATAGTGGCTTGGATCCTGAAATTGGTAATTACTCTGCAACTGCCCCCAATGCTGTACCGGGAGCCATTGGTGGTTACAATACTGCCAATAACTTCTCCTATGGAGTTGATTTTGGAAATTACCCAATTGCTAAATCCATCATTGCAGGTATTCAAATCGGATTTTAA
- a CDS encoding RagB/SusD family nutrient uptake outer membrane protein yields the protein MKNINKTILLLCILFMTYSCNEDDLSLESPNRPPADNFFQNRAQLQASVNAIYSNLQTQGLYNRHMFFAMDNMAHENSGNSQLEADKRQYLEFTFNADHGAIGAFWESCYRGIHKANYVINNQELIDQILVSELPPEEKNKFLGEAHFLRAFYYFILVTRFGDIPYIKEIPQSTEGFPIRPEEDIYNDIIIPDLEFAVANLYAKENTENGRATVGAAYALLGKVHLYRQEYQAAKDAFTNILGEYTLVNNYEENFLEETEHNEESIFEVEFDDAFPDTDKWNSDVSGAGYNEVTFRGQEYGWNDWFNVYPSEMLLDEYEDGDPRYDMTFYSNGDTFAGGIVSIPLDRVAAWRKYQNYYKDANEDQASGINMKVIRFADVLLMMAEVENELAADGGDALMYLNMVRDRVGMPNYGTPAMNATYPVTTKQERFEAIVHERMVELAGEQVRFPDLVRWGIAGDVLGQFDFQVGKHEHFPIPQREINSNDKVTNADQNNGY from the coding sequence ATGAAAAATATAAATAAAACAATATTGTTGCTCTGCATACTTTTTATGACTTATAGTTGTAATGAAGATGATTTGTCATTAGAAAGTCCAAACAGACCTCCCGCGGATAATTTCTTTCAAAATAGAGCCCAACTTCAGGCTTCGGTTAATGCAATTTATTCCAACCTACAAACGCAAGGGTTATATAATAGACATATGTTTTTTGCAATGGATAATATGGCGCATGAAAATTCTGGTAACTCTCAACTTGAGGCGGATAAGAGGCAATATTTAGAATTTACCTTTAATGCAGATCATGGTGCTATTGGTGCTTTTTGGGAAAGCTGTTATAGAGGTATTCATAAAGCTAATTATGTGATTAACAATCAAGAATTAATAGATCAAATCCTCGTTAGTGAATTGCCACCTGAAGAGAAAAATAAATTTTTAGGAGAGGCTCATTTTCTTAGAGCATTCTATTATTTTATTTTAGTTACGAGATTTGGGGATATACCCTATATCAAGGAAATACCTCAATCTACAGAAGGCTTTCCTATTCGTCCAGAAGAAGATATTTATAATGATATTATAATTCCTGATTTAGAGTTTGCTGTAGCCAATTTATATGCTAAAGAGAATACTGAAAATGGTAGAGCAACGGTTGGAGCTGCATATGCTTTATTAGGAAAAGTGCACTTGTATAGGCAAGAGTATCAAGCAGCTAAAGATGCGTTTACTAATATTTTAGGTGAATATACATTAGTAAATAATTATGAGGAGAATTTTCTGGAAGAAACAGAACACAATGAAGAATCTATTTTTGAAGTAGAATTTGATGATGCTTTTCCTGATACAGATAAATGGAATTCGGATGTTTCTGGAGCAGGCTATAATGAAGTGACCTTTCGTGGACAGGAGTATGGTTGGAATGACTGGTTCAATGTTTATCCTTCTGAAATGCTTCTTGATGAATATGAAGACGGTGATCCCAGATATGACATGACCTTTTACTCCAATGGAGATACCTTCGCAGGTGGTATTGTATCCATTCCTCTTGATAGAGTAGCAGCATGGAGAAAGTACCAAAATTACTATAAAGATGCTAATGAAGATCAGGCATCAGGTATTAATATGAAGGTTATAAGGTTTGCTGACGTTCTGCTAATGATGGCAGAGGTAGAAAATGAGCTGGCAGCTGATGGAGGTGATGCGTTAATGTATTTAAATATGGTGAGAGATCGGGTCGGTATGCCTAACTATGGTACCCCTGCTATGAATGCTACTTATCCTGTTACTACTAAACAGGAACGATTTGAAGCAATAGTGCATGAACGCATGGTGGAGCTAGCTGGGGAGCAGGTGAGATTTCCAGACTTAGTAAGATGGGGTATAGCTGGTGATGTTCTTGGTCAATTTGATTTTCAGGTAGGTAAGCATGAGCATTTTCCTATTCCTCAAAGAGAAATCAACTCTAATGACAAGGTGACTAACGCAGATCAAAATAATGGATACTAA